The Vibrio tarriae genome includes a window with the following:
- a CDS encoding heme ABC transporter permease, with product MWKWLHPYAKPDAAYQLCGKLLPWFASLGFLFLAIGTVLGLAYAPADYQQGDSFRIIYIHVPAAIWSMGIYMSMAIAAFIGIVWQLRISDMAALAMAPIGAVYTFIALITGAIWGKPMWGAWWVWDARLTSELVLLFLYLGVIALYHAFDDQKTAAKAAGILAIVGVINLPIIHFSVEWWNTLHQGATITKFAKPSIAPEMLWPLLACIFGFAFFFAALTMIRLRNEILSRESHRPWVSKLANQTVRGNR from the coding sequence ATGTGGAAATGGCTTCATCCCTATGCCAAACCCGATGCCGCTTACCAACTGTGTGGTAAGTTGCTGCCTTGGTTTGCCAGTTTAGGATTCCTATTTCTGGCAATAGGAACTGTACTCGGTTTGGCTTATGCACCTGCGGATTACCAACAAGGTGACAGTTTTCGAATCATCTATATTCATGTACCGGCCGCGATATGGTCCATGGGTATCTACATGTCGATGGCTATCGCCGCATTTATCGGGATAGTCTGGCAACTGCGTATTTCAGATATGGCTGCGTTAGCCATGGCTCCTATTGGGGCGGTATATACCTTTATTGCCCTTATCACTGGTGCTATTTGGGGCAAGCCGATGTGGGGAGCATGGTGGGTGTGGGATGCACGTCTCACCTCTGAACTTGTTCTGCTGTTCCTCTATCTGGGTGTGATTGCGCTTTACCATGCGTTTGATGATCAAAAAACTGCTGCCAAAGCAGCTGGTATCTTAGCCATCGTCGGAGTGATCAACCTTCCTATCATTCACTTCTCCGTGGAGTGGTGGAACACTTTGCACCAAGGCGCCACTATCACTAAGTTCGCCAAACCATCGATCGCACCGGAGATGTTATGGCCACTTCTCGCTTGTATCTTCGGTTTTGCGTTCTTTTTTGCCGCATTGACCATGATCCGCTTACGCAATGAAATTTTGAGCCGTGAAAGTCATCGCCCTTGGGTGAGTAAGCTTGCCAACCAAACAGTGCGAGGAAATCGGTAA
- the ccmD gene encoding heme exporter protein CcmD, whose product MHFDSFSDFLAMGGYAAYVWGAFGLTYLSMAILWIVSVRRKNKLLNQVRDKLARQSRIDAAKHMEDTL is encoded by the coding sequence ATGCATTTTGACTCTTTCAGTGATTTTTTAGCAATGGGCGGTTATGCCGCTTATGTTTGGGGCGCTTTCGGTTTGACTTACCTTTCGATGGCGATTCTTTGGATAGTCAGCGTTCGACGCAAAAACAAGTTACTTAATCAAGTGCGCGATAAATTGGCACGTCAGTCTCGTATTGATGCTGCAAAACATATGGAGGACACACTATGA
- the ccmA gene encoding cytochrome c biogenesis heme-transporting ATPase CcmA has product MLEVKNLTAIRDERILFESLSFEIHAGELVQIEGRNGTGKTTLLRIIAGLGECESGEILWQQSKIQSDRESYHQDLLFLGHQTGIKRELTALENLRFYLAVHQQVVDEPAIFQALTKVGLAGREDVPVAQLSAGQQRRVALARLWLSQKPLWILDEPLTAIDKQGVSVLEALFLSHAQQGGIVILTTHQDMFADNPKLRKIRLGDLK; this is encoded by the coding sequence ATGTTAGAAGTTAAAAATCTCACCGCCATACGTGATGAACGGATTTTATTCGAATCGCTCTCTTTTGAGATCCATGCTGGCGAACTCGTTCAAATTGAAGGTCGCAATGGCACTGGTAAAACGACCTTGTTACGCATCATTGCGGGTCTTGGCGAGTGTGAATCTGGGGAAATCCTCTGGCAACAGAGTAAAATTCAAAGTGATCGTGAAAGTTACCACCAAGATCTGCTGTTTTTAGGTCATCAAACTGGGATTAAGCGAGAGCTCACCGCATTAGAAAATTTACGCTTTTATCTTGCGGTTCATCAACAAGTGGTGGATGAGCCCGCTATTTTTCAAGCGCTGACCAAAGTTGGATTGGCAGGGCGCGAAGATGTGCCAGTAGCACAATTGTCTGCAGGGCAACAACGACGGGTTGCTTTGGCGAGATTGTGGCTGAGTCAAAAGCCGTTGTGGATTTTGGATGAACCGCTCACCGCCATAGATAAACAAGGGGTGAGCGTGCTTGAGGCGCTCTTTTTAAGCCATGCACAGCAAGGGGGCATAGTGATACTGACCACACACCAAGACATGTTTGCCGATAACCCTAAACTGCGCAAAATTCGCTTGGGTGATCTGAAATGA
- the ccmB gene encoding heme exporter protein CcmB, with protein MMSAFVQFIHRELLIAFRRQADVFNPLWFFIIVITLFPLSVGPEPALLARIAPGIVWVAALLAALLSLERLFRDDFQDGALEQAMLTPIPLSMVVLAKVTAHWLLTGLPLILISPLLAILLSFDSLTWLAVVLTLLLGTPTLSFIGAIGVALTVGLQKGGVLLSLLVLPLYIPVLIFATSAIDAAALGMPYNGQLAILAAMLMGSMTLTPFAISAALRVSVH; from the coding sequence ATGATGTCTGCTTTTGTTCAGTTTATTCATCGTGAACTCTTGATTGCCTTTCGCCGTCAAGCGGATGTGTTTAACCCGCTGTGGTTTTTTATCATCGTTATTACCCTGTTTCCGCTCAGTGTGGGACCAGAACCTGCCTTGTTGGCGCGAATTGCGCCTGGCATTGTTTGGGTGGCTGCCTTATTAGCGGCATTACTCTCATTAGAGCGTTTGTTTCGTGATGATTTTCAAGATGGCGCATTAGAGCAAGCCATGCTGACACCTATACCGCTCTCAATGGTGGTACTGGCTAAAGTGACTGCTCATTGGCTGCTCACTGGGTTGCCACTGATTTTAATCAGTCCGCTGCTGGCAATCTTACTCTCGTTTGATAGCTTAACCTGGCTTGCGGTAGTACTGACTTTGTTGCTTGGGACACCAACATTAAGTTTTATTGGGGCAATTGGGGTCGCGCTAACCGTGGGATTGCAAAAAGGCGGAGTACTTTTGAGCTTACTAGTATTGCCGCTCTACATCCCAGTTTTGATATTTGCGACATCAGCTATTGATGCCGCCGCCTTGGGAATGCCGTATAACGGCCAGCTCGCGATTTTAGCGGCTATGCTCATGGGTTCGATGACTTTAACGCCATTTGCGATAAGCGCGGCGTTACGAGTAAGTGTGCATTGA
- the ccmE gene encoding cytochrome c maturation protein CcmE codes for MNPRRKKRLGVVLAILFGLSATIGLIIYALNQNMDLFYTPTELVYGKEGKKPEIGQRLRIGGMVVEGSVKRDPNSLKVSFNLHDVGPSITVTYDGILPDLFREGQGIVAQGVLVEPTKIEAFEVLAKHDENYMPPEIAEAMQKNHAPLQYSQDQKQGSAQ; via the coding sequence ATGAACCCAAGACGTAAAAAGCGGCTCGGTGTTGTTTTGGCCATCCTATTTGGCCTCAGTGCGACCATTGGTCTTATCATTTATGCCCTGAATCAAAATATGGATCTCTTCTATACCCCGACAGAGCTCGTGTATGGCAAAGAGGGGAAAAAGCCGGAAATCGGTCAGCGGCTACGTATCGGTGGAATGGTGGTGGAAGGCTCAGTGAAACGTGATCCTAACTCACTGAAAGTCAGTTTCAATCTGCACGATGTGGGGCCAAGCATCACGGTTACGTATGACGGCATTTTGCCCGATCTATTCCGAGAAGGTCAGGGTATCGTGGCACAAGGCGTGTTAGTGGAACCGACTAAAATTGAAGCGTTTGAAGTGCTGGCAAAGCATGATGAAAACTATATGCCACCAGAAATTGCAGAAGCGATGCAGAAAAACCACGCTCCACTGCAATATTCGCAAGATCAGAAACAAGGAAGCGCCCAATGA